In candidate division WOR-3 bacterium, the following are encoded in one genomic region:
- a CDS encoding PHB depolymerase family esterase, with translation MNSGIYITIFTLLVLLLLAGIGLAERTKTPLLSGDTRDSIIHNGIRRRFLVHLPGNLSPNRPLPLVFVLHGGGGTPASVARLTGFNRLADSAGFIVVYPEAVNRHWNDGRDVPKYRSQRENIDDAGFIAALIDTIGGRLPIDRSRIYACGISNGGMMCHRLGCEIADRLAAIATVAAALPENLAHRFPLSTPLPVLMFNGTADPFVPYDGGQVGIAGPRGRVLGVEATVRLWSETNRATRIRIESLPATEDDKPGIICLTYTGGAEVILYKIIGGGHVWPGGKKRSRHYGPHINRLNATALIWEFFSRHRRD, from the coding sequence ATGAACAGCGGTATATATATAACGATTTTTACCCTCCTGGTTCTGCTTTTACTTGCAGGTATCGGCCTGGCGGAAAGAACTAAAACCCCGCTGCTGTCAGGTGATACCCGGGATTCAATAATCCATAATGGCATCAGACGCCGGTTCCTGGTGCACCTTCCGGGAAACCTTTCTCCCAACCGGCCGTTACCTCTGGTATTTGTCCTGCATGGCGGTGGTGGCACGCCCGCTTCGGTTGCCCGGCTGACCGGCTTCAACCGGCTGGCAGATTCTGCCGGATTCATCGTTGTCTATCCGGAGGCGGTTAATCGTCACTGGAATGACGGCCGGGATGTGCCTAAATACCGCTCCCAGCGCGAAAACATTGACGACGCCGGCTTCATTGCTGCATTGATTGACACCATCGGCGGCAGGCTGCCGATCGACCGCTCCAGAATCTATGCCTGCGGCATCTCCAATGGCGGTATGATGTGCCACCGGCTCGGCTGTGAAATTGCCGACCGGCTGGCTGCCATCGCCACCGTTGCCGCTGCCCTGCCCGAAAACCTTGCCCACCGGTTTCCGTTATCCACGCCCCTGCCGGTACTGATGTTCAACGGCACTGCCGATCCATTTGTACCCTATGATGGTGGTCAGGTGGGAATTGCCGGACCCCGTGGTCGGGTACTGGGTGTGGAGGCAACCGTCCGGTTATGGTCAGAAACAAACCGCGCTACCAGGATTCGAATCGAAAGCCTGCCAGCGACTGAGGACGATAAACCGGGAATAATTTGCCTAACCTATACCGGCGGTGCCGAAGTCATTCTTTATAAAATAATCGGTGGTGGTCATGTCTGGCCCGGCGGCAAGAAGCGGTCCCGCCATTATGGTCCCCACATTAACCGTCTCAATGCCACTGCGCTCATCTGGGAATTCTTTTCCCGCCACCGCCGGGACTAA